A DNA window from Solanum lycopersicum chromosome 3, SLM_r2.1 contains the following coding sequences:
- the LOC104646406 gene encoding uncharacterized protein yields the protein MKLAIKGSPTGQFKVMAGKMLVEPELLVDINISGKNYLSWVLDAEIHLAAKGLDATITQGNEASSQDKAKAMIFLHHHLDEGLKIEYLTVKDPLELITSQLKLCGETIKDEDMLEKTLTTFHASNVILQQQYREKGFQKYSELISCLLVAEQHNALLMKNHEARPTGAAPLPEANVVEARDQSEVKRDDHRGYNNARGRGKDKIRYPNRQGGGHNKRENIMSSQNTPSKSNCRRCGMKGHWKNECRTHEHFVRLYQNSFKKKGNKSGASSSNARAESHMTLKDGDKPGTSQKYDKDVEANLALKDDVFDGLGDITHMEVDDFFGDRN from the exons ATGAAGTTGGCTATTAAAGGATCTCCTACTGGTCAATTCAAAGTGATGGCAGGAAAAATGTTGGTGGAGCCTGAGTTATTGGTTGATATTA ATATTTCTGGAAAGAATTATCTTTCATGGGTACTCGATGCTGAGATTCACTTGGCTGCTAAAGGTCTTGATGCCACTATTACTCAGGGAAATGAAGCATCGAGTCAAGATAAGGCGAAGGCTATGATTTTCCTTCATCATCATCTTGATGAGGGCCTGAAGATTGAATATCTGACGGTGAAAGATCCACTTGAATT GATAACCTCCCAGTTGAAATTATGTGGGGAgactataaaagatgaggacatgTTGGAAAAGACACTTACTACTTTTCATGCCTCGAATGTGATATTGCAGCAGCAATATCGTGAAAAGGGTTTTCAGAAATATTCTGAACTAATCTCATGTCTTTTGGTGGCTGAGCAACATAATgctcttttaatgaaaaatcatgaagctCGTCCCACTGGAGCTGCTCCATTACCGGAGGCAAATGTGGTGGAAGCACGTGATCAATCTGAAGTAAAAAGAGATGATCATCGGGGATATAATAATGCACGGGGACGTGGCAAAGATAAAATACGATACCCTAATCGTCAAGGTGGTGGTCATAATAAAAGGGAGAACATCATGAGTTCTCAAAATACCCCCTCAAAAAGTAATTGTCGTCGTTGTGGCATGAAAGGTCATTGGAAGAATGAATGTCGCACGCATGAACATTTTGTAAGGCTCTATCAAAATTCctttaaaaagaaaggaaataaaagtggTGCTTCCTCTTCCAATGCTCGAGCTGAGTCACATATGACTCTTAAAGATGGTGATAAGCCTGGAACATCTCAGAAATATGATAAAGATGTTGAAGCAAATTTGGCTTTAAAGGATGATGTTTTTGATGGCCTTGGTGACATTACTCATATGGAAGTTGATGACTTCTTTGGAGATCGAAACTAA
- the LOC101246803 gene encoding trehalose-phosphate phosphatase A isoform X2 encodes MDLKSNTSPVVTDPAPLTPSRLGIHSALMPYSPALPTFSPTLFLTIPRKKPGILDDVRSNTWLVDAMKSSSPTHRKKSKDSTAELASNENDLAYRIWMLKYPSALSSFEQITNYAKGKRLALFLDYDGTLSPIVDDPDRAFMSSAMRGAVRNVAKYFPTAIISGRSRDKVHDFVGLSELYYAGSHGMDIMSPVRAISDDYSCIRSTDKQGKEVNLFQPASEFLPMIEEVLRSLVELTKDISGAKVENNKFCVSVHYRNVDEKSWSTIAESVDDLLKHYPRLRLTHGRKVLEVRPVLNWDKGKAVEFLLESLGLNNCDDVLPIYIGDDRTDEDAFKVLREGNKGYGILVSSAPKESNAFYSLRDPSEVMEFLKCLVSWKKSSCSN; translated from the exons ATGGACCTGAAATCAAATACATCCCCTGTTGTCACCGATCCTGCCCCACTGACTCCGTCCAGATTGGGCATCCACTCAGCTTTGATGCCATACTCTCCGGCTTTGCCAACTTTCTCCCCCACTCTCTTCCTTACTATCCCAAGGAAGAAGCCTGGAATTTTAGATGATGTTAGATCAAATACTTGGTTGGTGGATGCCATGAAATCTTCATCTCCTACACATAGAAAGAAAAGTAAGGATTCCACTGCTGAACTAGCGTCAAATGAAAATGATCTTGCCTACCGCATATGGATG CTCAAGTATCCCTCAGCACTTTCATCATTTGAACAAATCACAAATTATGCAAAAGGCAAAAGATTAGCACTTTTTCTGGACTATGATGGAACTTTATCACCAATTGTAGATGATCCAGATCGAGCTTTCATGTCTAGTGCT ATGCGTGGTGCTGTGAGGAATGTGGCTAAATATTTTCCCACAGCAATTATTAGTGGGAGAAGTCGTGATAAG GTACATGACTTTGTCGGACTATCTGAACTTTACTACGCTGGTAGTCACGGCATGGATATAATGAGCCCTGTTCGAGCCATTTCTGATGACTATAGTTGTATTAGATCTACTGACAAGCAG GGCAAGGAAGTTAATCTTTTCCAACCTGCTAGTGAGTTCTTACCAATGATCGAGGAG GTTCTTAGATCTCTTGTTGAGCTCACAAAAGACATCAGCGGAGCAAAGGTTGAGAACAACAAATTCTGTGTTTCGGTACACTACCGTAATGTAGACGAGAAG AGTTGGTCAACCATCGCCGAATctgttgatgatttgttaaaACACTACCCCCGTCTGCGATTGACACATGGCCGGAAG GTTTTAGAAGTCAGGCCTGTGCTTAACTGGGACAAAGGAAAAGCTGTTGAGTTCTTACTTGAATCATTGG ggtTGAATAATTGTGATGATGTTCTTCCCATTTACATAGGAGATGATCGTACAGATGAAGATGCATTTAAG GTGTTGAGAGAGGGAAATAAAGGTTACGGAATCTTAGTTTCTTCTGCTCCAAAAGAAAGCAATGCATTCTACTCTCTGAGGGATCCATCGGAG GTGATGGAATTCCTCAAGTGCTTGGTATCATGGAAGAAGTCAAGTTGTAGCAATTAA
- the LOC101246803 gene encoding trehalose-phosphate phosphatase A isoform X1 — protein MDLKSNTSPVVTDPAPLTPSRLGIHSALMPYSPALPTFSPTLFLTIPRKKPGILDDVRSNTWLVDAMKSSSPTHRKKSKDSTAELASNENDLAYRIWMLKYPSALSSFEQITNYAKGKRLALFLDYDGTLSPIVDDPDRAFMSSAMRGAVRNVAKYFPTAIISGRSRDKVHDFVGLSELYYAGSHGMDIMSPVRAISDDYSCIRSTDKQGKEVNLFQPASEFLPMIEEVLRSLVELTKDISGAKVENNKFCVSVHYRNVDEKSWSTIAESVDDLLKHYPRLRLTHGRKILLNLIQVLEVRPVLNWDKGKAVEFLLESLGLNNCDDVLPIYIGDDRTDEDAFKVLREGNKGYGILVSSAPKESNAFYSLRDPSEVMEFLKCLVSWKKSSCSN, from the exons ATGGACCTGAAATCAAATACATCCCCTGTTGTCACCGATCCTGCCCCACTGACTCCGTCCAGATTGGGCATCCACTCAGCTTTGATGCCATACTCTCCGGCTTTGCCAACTTTCTCCCCCACTCTCTTCCTTACTATCCCAAGGAAGAAGCCTGGAATTTTAGATGATGTTAGATCAAATACTTGGTTGGTGGATGCCATGAAATCTTCATCTCCTACACATAGAAAGAAAAGTAAGGATTCCACTGCTGAACTAGCGTCAAATGAAAATGATCTTGCCTACCGCATATGGATG CTCAAGTATCCCTCAGCACTTTCATCATTTGAACAAATCACAAATTATGCAAAAGGCAAAAGATTAGCACTTTTTCTGGACTATGATGGAACTTTATCACCAATTGTAGATGATCCAGATCGAGCTTTCATGTCTAGTGCT ATGCGTGGTGCTGTGAGGAATGTGGCTAAATATTTTCCCACAGCAATTATTAGTGGGAGAAGTCGTGATAAG GTACATGACTTTGTCGGACTATCTGAACTTTACTACGCTGGTAGTCACGGCATGGATATAATGAGCCCTGTTCGAGCCATTTCTGATGACTATAGTTGTATTAGATCTACTGACAAGCAG GGCAAGGAAGTTAATCTTTTCCAACCTGCTAGTGAGTTCTTACCAATGATCGAGGAG GTTCTTAGATCTCTTGTTGAGCTCACAAAAGACATCAGCGGAGCAAAGGTTGAGAACAACAAATTCTGTGTTTCGGTACACTACCGTAATGTAGACGAGAAG AGTTGGTCAACCATCGCCGAATctgttgatgatttgttaaaACACTACCCCCGTCTGCGATTGACACATGGCCGGAAG ATTCTCCTCAACCTTATTCAGGTTTTAGAAGTCAGGCCTGTGCTTAACTGGGACAAAGGAAAAGCTGTTGAGTTCTTACTTGAATCATTGG ggtTGAATAATTGTGATGATGTTCTTCCCATTTACATAGGAGATGATCGTACAGATGAAGATGCATTTAAG GTGTTGAGAGAGGGAAATAAAGGTTACGGAATCTTAGTTTCTTCTGCTCCAAAAGAAAGCAATGCATTCTACTCTCTGAGGGATCCATCGGAG GTGATGGAATTCCTCAAGTGCTTGGTATCATGGAAGAAGTCAAGTTGTAGCAATTAA